One Spirochaeta africana DSM 8902 genomic window carries:
- a CDS encoding YqgE/AlgH family protein, which produces MSDMDARKVPENLAGHFLISETDLVDPNFYRTVVLITDHSPEGAFGLVVNRSAEVYIQDLVPEFAGVPAGSIPVYIGGPVEQQYLFLLHDGLDGLELPDPAVRPLPGLVFQPLTETIAAVLREKITRDTEGIQQHIHVFAGYSGWGPGQLESELHEGAWMTHPASAEIIFHKKPEQGWQEAMSRKGDIYRIIAQTGFKPSMN; this is translated from the coding sequence ATGAGCGATATGGATGCACGCAAGGTGCCGGAGAATCTTGCCGGACATTTTCTGATTTCGGAAACAGACCTGGTGGATCCGAACTTCTATCGCACCGTGGTGCTGATAACCGATCACAGCCCCGAAGGGGCGTTCGGATTGGTGGTCAATCGCAGTGCAGAGGTATACATTCAGGATCTGGTCCCCGAGTTTGCCGGTGTACCGGCGGGTTCAATTCCGGTGTATATCGGCGGCCCGGTGGAACAGCAGTACCTGTTTCTGCTGCATGACGGCCTGGATGGTCTTGAGCTCCCGGATCCCGCTGTCCGACCCCTGCCGGGGCTGGTGTTTCAGCCATTAACCGAGACCATAGCGGCGGTGCTGCGCGAGAAGATCACCCGGGATACGGAGGGGATTCAGCAGCATATCCATGTGTTTGCCGGCTACTCCGGCTGGGGGCCGGGTCAGCTTGAAAGCGAGCTGCACGAGGGTGCCTGGATGACCCATCCGGCCAGCGCCGAGATTATCTTCCACAAGAAACCCGAACAGGGCTGGCAGGAGGCAATGTCGCGCAAGGGCGACATCTACCGGATCATTGCCCAGACCGGGTTCAAACCATCTATGAACTGA
- a CDS encoding helix-turn-helix domain-containing protein: protein MNPELNLSVISLIGACNALFFALVFWRSPVLRREDRPQSGWLALLFLAVSIGFLHTWYIESGLYRRYPQFILFGAGISFLTGPLLYLYACSVLDRPVAVLRRGILHFTPFFLHTLATVPMLLQPGEVRILYWDSGREWFYLWVGLQLLHTGVYMLVIARMLRTTDARLEAERSTLDHLRIGWLKSIAIAVVVMIVFYAMAMLGMLATGMQGRELHVNRLTDVVLFILVYIIAFQAMQQRIIGFPDQPETGANRVDPRSIRYQKSSLSEAEARQLAQHAEEHMQQTLAYLDPELSLRDLARELGTATHHLSQALNQIRTENFYCFVNRFRAQHAADLLLDPGSNNRSILEIAYESGFRSKSTFNAMFKQFHGTTPTRFRSLPA from the coding sequence ATGAACCCTGAACTGAACCTGAGTGTGATATCCCTGATCGGCGCCTGCAATGCCCTGTTTTTTGCCCTGGTGTTCTGGCGCAGTCCGGTTCTGCGCAGAGAGGATCGACCACAATCGGGCTGGCTGGCATTGCTGTTTCTGGCAGTTTCGATTGGATTTCTGCATACCTGGTATATTGAATCCGGATTGTATCGCCGGTATCCGCAGTTTATTCTCTTCGGTGCGGGCATCAGCTTTCTGACCGGGCCGCTGTTGTACCTGTATGCCTGTTCGGTACTTGATCGTCCCGTAGCCGTGCTGCGCCGGGGCATTCTCCATTTCACGCCGTTTTTCCTGCATACCCTTGCAACCGTTCCGATGCTGCTGCAGCCCGGCGAGGTCAGGATTCTCTACTGGGATTCCGGTCGTGAATGGTTTTATCTCTGGGTCGGGCTGCAGCTGCTGCATACCGGAGTGTATATGCTGGTAATTGCCCGGATGCTGCGCACTACCGATGCCCGACTGGAGGCCGAGCGCTCAACCCTGGATCACCTGCGGATTGGCTGGCTGAAATCCATAGCTATTGCAGTGGTGGTGATGATCGTGTTCTATGCCATGGCAATGCTGGGCATGCTGGCAACGGGCATGCAGGGGCGCGAGCTGCATGTGAACCGACTGACCGACGTGGTGCTGTTTATCCTGGTGTATATCATTGCGTTCCAGGCAATGCAGCAAAGGATCATCGGGTTTCCCGATCAGCCGGAAACCGGGGCGAACCGCGTGGACCCCCGCAGTATTCGGTATCAGAAATCCTCTCTGTCGGAGGCTGAGGCCCGGCAGCTGGCGCAGCACGCCGAGGAGCACATGCAGCAAACCCTGGCCTATCTGGATCCCGAACTCAGCCTGCGGGATTTGGCAAGAGAGCTCGGGACTGCTACTCATCATTTGTCACAGGCCCTGAATCAGATTCGCACGGAGAATTTCTACTGCTTTGTGAATCGCTTTCGGGCTCAGCACGCTGCCGACCTGTTACTCGATCCCGGCAGCAATAACCGCAGTATCCTGGAGATTGCCTATGAGTCCGGGTTCCGCAGCAAGTCCACCTTTAATGCGATGTTCAAGCAGTTTCATGGCACCACACCGACCAGATTTCGCTCACTCCCGGCCTGA
- a CDS encoding ketopantoate reductase family protein: protein MKTENNNLRILSIGSGVIGTTYLWQFAMLGHDAAILVRDSRQAAALYGGFTMNCVDKRGNRRFETTRRFFPAIQTWETAADEYDIVLVSVQRQQADEVLQQVADTFPAAFIVVMQNHWDCRGEVTDILAGCRWIWAFPHMVGGTREAGRIDTILFGDGATRVGLENGQLSDSVRIFLRLLREADLKPKLTRRIEDWIATHYIQQSSGIAVFNKYGSPAAVAGDSARITEMVRIAREGLKVCAMRGMRPWSISPINMLYLPLPLLAWGFKKMLSDPDELAMITGHCQHGADEMAFGFHEVLQTGTAMGLTMDRWKEYLPYVERQEILHDVSLDR, encoded by the coding sequence ATGAAGACAGAAAATAACAACCTGCGGATACTGAGTATCGGCAGCGGGGTAATCGGCACCACCTATCTCTGGCAGTTTGCCATGCTGGGGCATGACGCCGCCATCCTGGTACGGGATTCCCGGCAGGCAGCAGCATTGTATGGCGGTTTTACCATGAACTGTGTCGATAAACGCGGCAACCGGCGGTTCGAAACCACCCGCCGGTTCTTTCCGGCTATCCAGACCTGGGAAACCGCTGCCGATGAGTACGACATTGTACTGGTATCGGTGCAGCGGCAGCAGGCAGACGAGGTGCTGCAGCAGGTAGCGGATACCTTTCCGGCAGCGTTTATTGTGGTGATGCAGAACCACTGGGACTGTCGGGGCGAGGTGACCGATATCCTGGCCGGCTGCCGCTGGATATGGGCCTTTCCGCACATGGTCGGCGGTACCCGCGAGGCAGGCAGGATCGATACCATCCTGTTTGGCGACGGGGCTACGCGGGTCGGGCTGGAGAACGGGCAGCTAAGCGACTCGGTTCGAATCTTTCTCCGACTGCTGCGCGAAGCTGATCTCAAGCCAAAACTCACGCGACGCATCGAGGACTGGATCGCGACCCATTATATTCAGCAGTCATCCGGCATAGCGGTATTTAACAAGTACGGTTCACCCGCAGCTGTGGCCGGGGATTCTGCTCGTATAACCGAGATGGTCAGGATTGCCCGGGAAGGTCTGAAGGTATGTGCCATGCGGGGTATGCGTCCATGGAGCATCAGCCCGATCAACATGCTGTATCTGCCGCTGCCGCTGCTGGCCTGGGGATTCAAAAAGATGCTGAGTGATCCCGACGAGCTGGCCATGATAACCGGACACTGCCAGCATGGAGCTGACGAGATGGCCTTCGGCTTTCATGAGGTGCTGCAGACCGGCACGGCAATGGGACTGACAATGGATCGCTGGAAAGAGTACCTGCCGTATGTTGAACGGCAGGAAATCCTGCATGACGTTTCTCTTGACAGATGA
- a CDS encoding alpha/beta hydrolase, which translates to MRGVLFVCGALAVLYIAAALLLAGCQTRILYQPHMGRGWIGTPDQLGLEWESIQLEARDGVELDAWWVRAPVARGALVFFHGNAGNISHRLESIRQFTDLGLSVFIIDYRGYGRSQGRPSEEGTALDARAAWDWMQRYSGYPAEQTVIFGRSLGAAVAAELARDVQSAAVILESSFRSVPALARSLYPWLPVGLLLRYDYPVEQYVAEIDAPLLVIHSREDEIVPFAHGRAVYEAARPPREFMQIQGGHNTGFRDSEPEYSQGINRFLADAAGLAERR; encoded by the coding sequence ATGAGGGGGGTGCTGTTTGTGTGTGGCGCCCTGGCGGTGCTGTATATCGCGGCCGCACTGCTGCTGGCAGGCTGCCAGACCAGGATACTGTATCAACCGCATATGGGGCGCGGCTGGATCGGAACCCCGGATCAGCTTGGCCTGGAGTGGGAATCAATCCAGTTGGAAGCCCGGGACGGGGTAGAGCTGGATGCCTGGTGGGTGCGTGCCCCGGTTGCACGCGGGGCGCTAGTGTTCTTTCATGGCAATGCCGGGAACATCAGTCATCGCCTGGAATCCATCCGGCAGTTTACCGATCTGGGGCTATCGGTATTTATTATCGACTATCGCGGGTACGGACGCAGTCAGGGACGCCCATCCGAGGAGGGTACGGCACTGGACGCCCGGGCTGCCTGGGACTGGATGCAGCGCTACAGCGGGTACCCGGCAGAACAAACCGTAATCTTCGGACGCTCGCTCGGGGCTGCAGTGGCTGCCGAGCTTGCCCGCGATGTGCAGTCAGCAGCTGTCATCCTGGAGTCATCGTTCCGGTCGGTGCCGGCCCTGGCACGCAGCCTGTATCCCTGGCTTCCGGTCGGGCTGCTGCTGCGGTATGACTATCCGGTAGAGCAGTACGTTGCAGAGATTGACGCCCCGCTGCTGGTAATCCACAGCCGCGAGGACGAGATTGTGCCGTTTGCACACGGACGCGCGGTTTACGAGGCTGCCCGTCCGCCGCGCGAGTTCATGCAGATTCAGGGCGGACACAATACCGGCTTTCGCGACAGCGAGCCGGAATACTCGCAGGGGATCAATCGCTTCCTTGCCGATGCCGCAGGGCTGGCCGAACGCCGGTGA
- a CDS encoding aldo/keto reductase, with the protein MRYREFGKTGMRVSEISLGTWQVGGKWGSGFDDARADRILNQAVDAGINFIDTADVYEGGKSEAAVGRLVRSRSERVYIATKCGRYLDPHTAQQYTPAALRGFVDDSLRNTGLDRLDLIQLHCPPTDVYRRDEIFGLFDDLQREGKIAHLGVSVEKIAEAEMALQYPNVQSVQIIINMFRQRPVEEFLPIAVQKNCGVIVRVPLASGLLTGKFSRDTRFAPDDHRNFNRNGEAFDKGETFSGVDYETGIAAAEALKAGLPGTHPLSAWALKWLLMQEGVSTVIPGASSPEQLQANVAAASLPDLTPDQLALVRQVYERYIKPEVHGLW; encoded by the coding sequence ATGAGATACAGAGAATTTGGCAAAACCGGCATGAGGGTATCGGAGATCAGCCTGGGCACCTGGCAGGTTGGCGGGAAATGGGGCAGCGGCTTTGATGATGCCCGGGCCGACCGGATCCTGAACCAGGCGGTGGATGCCGGAATCAACTTTATCGATACAGCAGATGTATATGAGGGCGGCAAAAGCGAGGCCGCGGTCGGGCGGCTGGTTCGAAGCCGTTCTGAACGGGTCTATATTGCTACCAAGTGCGGTCGCTACCTGGACCCGCATACCGCGCAGCAGTACACCCCGGCCGCACTGCGCGGGTTTGTAGATGACAGCCTGCGCAACACCGGGCTGGACCGGTTGGACCTTATCCAGCTGCACTGCCCGCCCACCGATGTCTACCGTCGTGACGAGATCTTCGGGCTGTTTGATGATCTGCAGCGCGAGGGCAAGATTGCCCATCTCGGGGTAAGCGTAGAAAAGATTGCCGAGGCCGAAATGGCACTGCAATACCCGAATGTCCAGAGCGTGCAGATTATTATCAATATGTTCCGGCAGCGCCCGGTCGAAGAGTTCCTCCCGATTGCGGTGCAGAAAAACTGCGGGGTTATTGTACGGGTTCCCCTGGCCTCCGGTCTGCTTACCGGCAAGTTTTCTCGCGACACCCGGTTCGCTCCCGATGACCATCGTAATTTCAACCGCAATGGCGAGGCCTTCGACAAGGGGGAAACCTTTTCCGGGGTTGATTATGAGACCGGCATCGCGGCGGCCGAGGCCTTGAAGGCCGGACTGCCCGGCACGCATCCCCTGTCTGCCTGGGCCCTGAAATGGCTTTTGATGCAGGAAGGGGTTTCAACCGTTATTCCCGGCGCCAGTTCTCCCGAACAGCTGCAGGCCAATGTCGCAGCAGCCAGCCTGCCGGACCTGACACCGGATCAGCTTGCCCTGGTCAGGCAGGTGTACGAGCGCTACATCAAGCCGGAGGTACACGGGTTGTGGTAG
- a CDS encoding GntR family transcriptional regulator, with product MNAQSEKKYLKYRAVRDLLVRSLQDEQYQPGQKLPTELELTRKLNVSRTTIRQGLELLKEEGVVSKIQGSGTFFRGFDVKPGDTHQDMTSVTRVRKGFIGLVNFNYMDYIYPEIVRGAEEVLATEGYSLAIAPCNRDLDKEIQSIRRLIEQGVKGLIIEPSTNLQINEDHPISEVIRNIRIPVVATHWGITNQLVSTVSVDDVIAGRLAARHLLQQGHRDAAIIFKTDVQSGHDRLEGFRREMADAGYPVPDRMCAGFSNTEDEPGDKPGYTCTRQLLEQNQGRISAIFYFNDLTAQQGYQALYEAGLQIPQDISVIGFDNYQSTAFMNPPLTTFEHPKYDLGRWAARIVLDELSGTSYNLRKKLVFEPRLILRSSTGPVNTIRG from the coding sequence ATGAACGCACAGTCAGAAAAGAAATACCTGAAATACCGCGCAGTGCGTGACCTCCTGGTGCGAAGCCTGCAGGATGAACAGTATCAGCCGGGGCAGAAGCTGCCGACCGAGCTTGAGCTCACCCGGAAACTGAATGTCAGCCGCACCACGATCCGACAGGGGCTGGAACTGCTGAAGGAAGAGGGCGTTGTCTCGAAGATTCAGGGCAGCGGCACCTTCTTTCGCGGGTTCGATGTGAAACCAGGCGATACACACCAGGATATGACGTCCGTAACAAGGGTGCGCAAGGGATTTATCGGTCTGGTCAACTTTAATTATATGGACTACATCTATCCCGAGATCGTGCGTGGTGCCGAGGAGGTTCTGGCTACCGAGGGCTACTCCCTGGCAATTGCACCATGCAACCGGGATCTGGACAAGGAGATACAGTCCATTCGTCGATTGATCGAACAAGGGGTAAAGGGGCTGATTATCGAGCCCTCCACCAATCTGCAGATCAACGAGGATCACCCGATCAGTGAGGTAATCCGCAACATCAGGATTCCGGTCGTCGCTACCCACTGGGGTATCACCAATCAGCTGGTATCAACCGTTTCGGTGGATGATGTTATTGCCGGCCGGCTGGCGGCCAGACATCTGCTGCAGCAGGGACATCGCGATGCAGCCATCATCTTCAAGACCGATGTACAGTCCGGCCATGATCGGCTGGAAGGGTTTCGCCGCGAGATGGCGGATGCCGGATATCCGGTTCCCGACCGCATGTGTGCCGGTTTCTCGAACACCGAGGACGAACCTGGCGACAAACCCGGCTATACCTGTACCCGCCAACTGCTTGAACAGAACCAGGGCCGGATAAGCGCAATCTTTTACTTTAACGATCTGACTGCACAGCAGGGATACCAGGCCCTCTACGAGGCGGGGCTGCAGATACCGCAGGATATTTCGGTAATCGGCTTTGACAACTACCAGAGTACGGCTTTCATGAATCCGCCACTAACCACATTCGAGCACCCCAAGTATGATCTGGGCCGCTGGGCGGCTCGAATTGTGCTGGATGAGTTGAGCGGCACCAGCTACAATCTGCGCAAGAAACTGGTGTTTGAACCGCGTCTGATTCTGCGCAGCAGTACCGGGCCGGTGAACACAATACGTGGATAG
- a CDS encoding extracellular solute-binding protein, which translates to MKKLRITAFVFVLMACAAAAVFAAGQGETRPASTADGLSGKLVVWSFTDELGGMLDEFQAVHPGVDIEFTIFPNDDEVYLNRINNTMRSRSATPDVFTGERAWFRQMIEAGYWLPVSGAPYNAENLTDAVAEYVVDLGRNDAGEITALSWQATPGGLFYRRSIAREVLGTDDPAVVSEWTSDLDKFYELGEMIKEAYGGERYLLSGYGDMSEFVYNRRTQPYVQGDRVVIPNTMVEYMELAREMRDNRIEAGATTWSPAWFSSMTDASVFAYILPTWGLHYVLKPNAEPEADAGRAEWSGDWALADPPAPYSWGGTWIGVNTNSRQKDLAWELVKFIGSNPEFQEAWARQTGDFVSNMNVVERIKDDFSDPFLGGQNHYAYFAEQVEAIDVSFIGPWDFQIQNAWGDQVDLYANGQKTLDQAINDFKAAVRDIIPNIREVVVER; encoded by the coding sequence ATGAAAAAACTGCGCATAACGGCGTTTGTTTTCGTGCTGATGGCATGTGCTGCGGCTGCGGTATTTGCTGCCGGACAAGGGGAGACTCGTCCTGCTTCTACCGCAGACGGGTTGTCGGGGAAACTGGTGGTATGGTCATTCACCGACGAGCTGGGGGGAATGCTGGATGAGTTCCAGGCCGTACACCCCGGTGTGGACATCGAATTTACCATTTTTCCGAATGATGACGAGGTGTATCTGAACCGGATCAACAACACCATGCGTTCGCGCAGTGCCACACCCGATGTATTCACCGGTGAGCGGGCATGGTTCCGTCAGATGATCGAGGCCGGCTACTGGCTGCCGGTGTCCGGCGCACCATACAACGCGGAAAACCTGACCGATGCGGTCGCCGAGTATGTTGTCGATCTGGGCCGTAACGATGCCGGAGAGATTACCGCGCTGTCATGGCAGGCCACCCCGGGCGGACTTTTCTATCGGCGCAGCATTGCCCGCGAAGTGCTCGGTACCGATGATCCTGCAGTAGTCAGTGAGTGGACCAGCGACCTGGATAAATTCTACGAGCTGGGCGAAATGATCAAGGAAGCCTATGGCGGCGAACGCTATCTGCTGTCCGGATATGGCGACATGTCAGAGTTCGTCTACAATCGCCGAACCCAGCCCTATGTGCAGGGTGACCGGGTGGTGATCCCGAACACCATGGTAGAGTACATGGAGCTTGCACGGGAAATGCGTGATAACCGCATAGAAGCGGGTGCAACCACCTGGTCGCCAGCCTGGTTCAGTTCCATGACCGATGCCAGCGTTTTTGCCTACATCTTGCCGACCTGGGGGCTGCACTATGTCCTCAAGCCGAATGCCGAACCGGAAGCCGATGCTGGTCGGGCAGAGTGGAGCGGCGACTGGGCACTGGCAGATCCGCCGGCACCCTACAGCTGGGGTGGTACCTGGATCGGGGTAAACACCAACAGTCGCCAAAAGGACCTTGCCTGGGAACTGGTCAAGTTCATTGGCAGCAATCCGGAGTTCCAGGAGGCATGGGCCCGCCAGACCGGAGACTTTGTCTCTAACATGAACGTCGTCGAGCGAATCAAGGACGATTTTTCCGATCCGTTCCTGGGTGGTCAGAATCACTATGCCTACTTCGCTGAACAGGTTGAGGCAATCGATGTTTCATTTATTGGTCCCTGGGACTTCCAGATCCAGAATGCCTGGGGCGACCAGGTTGACCTGTATGCCAATGGCCAGAAGACACTGGATCAGGCAATCAACGACTTCAAGGCTGCGGTTCGTGACATCATCCCGAACATCAGAGAAGTAGTGGTAGAACGCTGA
- a CDS encoding carbohydrate ABC transporter permease, giving the protein MKLHSLNRNTKGYLFIMPYFLAFFIFQLYPIISTLSLSFQTPINMFENEFAGWANYQRLFTNEIFYKSIWNTGYMWTMNFVPQILIALLLAVILTEYGIRGKEMFRTFFFLPNLVTAASIGVLFAVLMDWRFGTLNMILLRMQIIREPINWLTRPLVAQGTVSFIQWWQWFGYTTIIFQAGLTAIDSELYQAAVIDGGSRRQVFQYITLPLLRPTMAYVMVTSLIGGLQIFDIPRVLTNGRGAPDNALTTMVLYLYNQAFRNYNIGYAAAVAWVLFFMILILSVLFFKLIYLEKRSVVKQIKAVKKEAAV; this is encoded by the coding sequence ATGAAACTGCACAGCCTGAATCGGAATACCAAGGGCTACCTGTTTATAATGCCATACTTTCTGGCATTCTTTATTTTCCAGCTATATCCAATAATTTCTACCCTGTCGCTGAGTTTTCAAACACCGATCAATATGTTCGAGAACGAGTTTGCCGGTTGGGCCAACTATCAGCGGCTGTTTACCAACGAGATTTTCTATAAATCGATCTGGAATACCGGGTACATGTGGACCATGAACTTTGTTCCCCAGATCCTGATTGCACTGCTGCTGGCCGTTATCCTGACCGAGTACGGTATCCGCGGCAAGGAAATGTTTCGCACCTTTTTCTTTCTGCCGAATCTGGTAACCGCCGCCTCGATCGGGGTTTTGTTTGCGGTTCTGATGGACTGGCGCTTTGGCACCCTGAATATGATTTTATTACGCATGCAGATAATCCGTGAGCCGATTAACTGGCTGACCAGGCCGCTTGTTGCCCAGGGGACGGTCTCGTTTATCCAGTGGTGGCAGTGGTTCGGCTATACCACCATCATCTTTCAGGCCGGGCTGACCGCCATTGATTCCGAGCTGTACCAGGCGGCAGTGATCGACGGGGGGAGCCGCCGGCAGGTATTCCAGTACATAACCCTGCCGCTGCTGCGCCCTACCATGGCCTACGTAATGGTGACCTCGCTGATCGGTGGTCTGCAGATCTTCGATATCCCGCGGGTGCTTACCAATGGTCGCGGGGCACCGGACAACGCGCTTACTACCATGGTGCTGTATCTCTATAACCAGGCATTCAGAAACTACAATATCGGCTATGCCGCTGCGGTGGCATGGGTGCTGTTCTTTATGATCCTGATATTGTCAGTGCTGTTCTTCAAGCTGATCTATCTGGAGAAACGTTCGGTGGTCAAGCAAATCAAGGCAGTAAAAAAGGAGGCAGCGGTATGA
- a CDS encoding carbohydrate ABC transporter permease, producing the protein MNLYKQHPIQRAILYTFLVLLALLCITPFYMMIINSTRSNVEISRNVWLTPGDQLIRNYQIIQSRVNIWQGFYNSMAITVPSIVLAAFFSSMTAYGFAKFKFKGRELLFWIVLGTMMIPQQLGLIGYYDLVARMGLLDTFAPLILPMIANAGMVFFIRAYIEQSISDSLIEAAVIDGAGEFYIFYRLIIPLAMPAIATMSMFTFIVKWNDLITPMVLLHSMNKFPMPLVISNIRGLYETNYGAIYLGVTISILPILLVVIFFSKAIIRGLTIGAVKG; encoded by the coding sequence ATGAACCTGTACAAACAACATCCGATCCAGCGGGCTATCCTGTATACCTTTCTGGTGCTGCTGGCGCTGCTTTGCATCACCCCGTTTTATATGATGATCATCAACTCGACCCGCAGCAATGTCGAAATCTCCCGCAATGTCTGGCTCACCCCCGGTGATCAGCTCATCAGGAACTACCAGATAATCCAGTCGCGGGTAAATATATGGCAGGGTTTTTACAACAGTATGGCCATCACCGTACCATCGATTGTGTTGGCAGCTTTCTTCAGTTCGATGACCGCCTACGGGTTTGCCAAGTTCAAGTTCAAGGGGCGGGAGCTGCTATTCTGGATCGTGCTTGGCACCATGATGATCCCCCAGCAGCTGGGGCTTATCGGGTACTACGACCTGGTTGCCAGGATGGGGCTGCTGGATACCTTTGCACCGCTCATCCTGCCAATGATTGCTAATGCCGGGATGGTGTTTTTTATCCGGGCATACATCGAGCAGAGCATAAGTGACTCATTGATCGAGGCCGCGGTTATCGACGGGGCAGGGGAGTTTTACATCTTCTACCGCCTGATTATTCCCCTGGCCATGCCGGCTATTGCCACCATGTCGATGTTCACCTTTATCGTCAAGTGGAACGACCTTATCACCCCGATGGTACTGCTGCACTCGATGAACAAATTCCCGATGCCGCTGGTAATCTCCAACATCCGTGGACTGTACGAGACGAACTATGGCGCCATCTATCTGGGGGTTACTATCTCGATACTGCCGATTCTGCTGGTAGTAATCTTCTTCTCAAAGGCAATCATCCGTGGTCTGACCATCGGGGCAGTGAAAGGATAA
- a CDS encoding glycoside hydrolase family 43 protein, producing MNQIQNPVLKGFHADPAICRVGDTFYIAVSTFEWFPGVLIYRSSNLRDWELAGRPLERVSQLNMAGNPSSGGIWAPCLSYADGRFWLIYTDVKNWAGAPPEYSNGFKDAHNYLVTAETVAGPWSDPIYMNSSGFDPSLFHDDDGRRWFVNMIWDYRPHRNSFAGIVLQEYNHREQKLVGPVQNIFTGSPLKLTEAPHLYKRNGWYYLMTAEGGTSYSHAVTLARSPNIEGPYELHPQTPLLSSVADWQAFRQAETNGGDIIPALCTGIQKAGHGSMAPVSDTVWVLAHLCGRPLPGTLRCPLGRETALQRLVWKDDGWPWPEAAVPQTTVSFPEIGGLPAATEEPPYTWREDFDNAQPAAELQSLRLPLGERADLSINRGWLCLRGAESPESRFRQSLLARRVQHFAWAAETRMRFSPADFQQFAGLVVRYDERTQYILRMHGGDNGQPELGLIVYNDGRIELPLGEQEQPLDSDEVYLGVDVCHADLQFRWSPDGSVWHTIGPVLDASKLSDEYAMPMGFTGAFVGLACFDTSGRKTPAFFDYLAYHETG from the coding sequence ATGAATCAGATACAAAACCCCGTTCTGAAGGGGTTCCATGCCGACCCGGCCATCTGCCGGGTGGGTGACACGTTTTATATTGCAGTCAGTACATTTGAATGGTTCCCCGGGGTTCTGATCTACCGCAGCAGCAACCTGCGCGACTGGGAGCTGGCCGGCCGGCCACTGGAGCGGGTATCCCAATTGAACATGGCTGGAAATCCCTCTTCCGGGGGGATCTGGGCCCCCTGTTTAAGTTATGCTGATGGTCGGTTCTGGCTGATCTACACCGATGTCAAGAACTGGGCCGGGGCACCCCCGGAGTACAGCAACGGATTCAAGGATGCCCACAACTACCTGGTAACCGCAGAAACGGTTGCAGGACCCTGGTCAGACCCCATCTACATGAACTCCAGCGGGTTTGATCCGTCTCTGTTTCACGATGATGATGGCCGCCGGTGGTTTGTCAACATGATCTGGGACTACCGTCCTCACCGCAACAGCTTTGCCGGTATCGTGCTGCAGGAATATAACCATCGCGAACAAAAGCTGGTTGGCCCTGTACAGAACATCTTTACCGGCAGCCCGCTCAAACTGACCGAAGCACCCCATCTGTACAAACGGAATGGCTGGTACTACCTGATGACCGCCGAGGGCGGTACCAGCTACTCACACGCCGTTACCCTGGCTCGCAGCCCGAACATCGAGGGACCATATGAACTGCACCCCCAAACACCGCTGCTGAGTTCAGTTGCTGACTGGCAGGCATTTCGTCAGGCCGAAACGAACGGCGGCGATATAATCCCTGCGCTATGCACCGGCATTCAGAAAGCCGGGCACGGCAGCATGGCCCCGGTGAGTGACACCGTCTGGGTTCTGGCGCACCTCTGCGGGCGCCCCCTGCCGGGAACCCTGCGTTGTCCGCTGGGCCGCGAAACTGCGCTGCAGCGTCTTGTCTGGAAGGACGACGGCTGGCCATGGCCGGAGGCCGCAGTACCGCAAACCACCGTGAGCTTTCCGGAAATTGGCGGTCTGCCGGCAGCAACGGAGGAGCCTCCCTATACCTGGCGGGAGGATTTCGACAACGCACAGCCAGCCGCCGAGCTGCAGTCTCTCAGACTCCCGCTGGGGGAACGGGCCGACCTGAGCATCAACCGCGGCTGGCTGTGCTTGCGCGGCGCCGAAAGCCCCGAGAGCCGGTTCCGGCAGTCGCTGCTGGCCCGACGGGTACAGCACTTTGCCTGGGCAGCCGAGACCAGAATGCGATTTTCACCGGCAGATTTCCAGCAGTTCGCCGGACTGGTAGTACGCTATGATGAACGCACCCAGTACATCCTGCGCATGCATGGCGGCGATAACGGGCAACCGGAACTCGGGTTGATAGTGTATAACGATGGCAGGATCGAGCTGCCGCTTGGAGAACAGGAACAGCCACTGGATAGCGACGAGGTCTACCTGGGCGTGGATGTCTGTCACGCTGATCTGCAGTTTCGCTGGAGCCCCGACGGCTCGGTCTGGCATACCATCGGGCCTGTGCTGGATGCATCGAAACTGTCGGATGAATATGCCATGCCGATGGGCTTTACCGGAGCCTTTGTTGGTCTGGCCTGTTTTGACACCAGTGGCCGTAAAACACCGGCCTTCTTCGATTATCTCGCCTACCACGAGACAGGCTGA